The following proteins come from a genomic window of Megalops cyprinoides isolate fMegCyp1 chromosome 6, fMegCyp1.pri, whole genome shotgun sequence:
- the rem1 gene encoding GTP-binding protein REM 1, translated as MNFWQPTAIEMTLNTQRDSKETLRRRASTPIPSSHQAGPRNRDAPADPHHPPLGHSASYHPGDKTILSRVNWSSDSEDSDSSGAECLYRVVLLGDHGVGKSSLANIFAGIQDKDAHEHLGEDTHERTLTVDGEETTLIVMDTWETEKQEEDEKWVQDYCMQVGNAYVIVYSITDRSSFESASELRIQLRRIRQAENIPIILVGNKSDLVRCREVAVEEGRACAVVFDCKFIETSASLHHNVNELFEGIVRQIRLRRDSKETNERRRSIYKRKESITKKARRFLDRLVAKNNQKMAMKVRSKSCHDLSVL; from the exons ATGAACTTTTGGCAACCAACGGCTATTGAG atgacactgaacacacagagggacagcaaGGAGACGTTGCGGAGAAGGGCGAGCACTCCTATCCCCTCGTCCCATCAGGCAGGCCCGAGAAACAGAGATGCGCCAGCCGATCCCCATCACCCGCCGCTCGGCCACTCTGCGTCTTACCATCCCGGGGACAAAACAATTCTCTCTCGCGTCAACTGGTCCTCAGATTCGGAGGACTCCGACAGCTCTGGGGCAGAATGTCTCTACCGAGTCGTCCTGTTAGGAGACCACGGAGTAGGAAAGTCCAGCCTTGCGAATATCTTTGCTGGGATACAGGATAAGGATGCCCATGAACATTTAGGAG AGGACACCCATGAAAGAACTTTGACTGTGGACGGAGAGGAGACAACCCTCATTGTGATGGACACAtgggaaacagaaaaacag GAGGAAGATGAGAAGTGGGTGCAGGACTACTGCATGCAGGTGGGCAATGCTTACGTCATCGTGTACTCCATCACCGACCGCTCCAGCTTCGAGAGCGCCTCCGAGCTGCGCATCCAGCTGCGCCGAATCCGCCAGGCCGAGAACATTCCCATCATCCTCGTGGGCAACAAGAGCGACCTGGTCCGGTGCCGGGAGGTGGCCGTCGAGG AGGGTCGGGCCTGCGCGGTGGTGTTCGACTGCAAGTTCATCGAGACGTCGGCCTCACTGCACCACAACGTGAACGAGCTCTTTGAGGGTATCGTGCGGCAGATCCGCCTCCGCCGCGACAGCAAGGAGACCAACGAGCGCCGCCGCTCCATCTACAAGCGCAAGGAGAGCATCACCAAAAAGGCCCGCAGGTTCCTGGACAGGCTCGTGGCCAAGAACAACCAAAAGATGGCCATGAAAGTGCGCTCCAAGTCCTGCCACGACCTCTCTGTGCTTTAA